Genomic segment of Actinomycetota bacterium:
GTCCATGAGGTCGAGCAGTAGCTCCGCCCCGGCGCCTCTCGGGGTGCGCGCCGCGACCGGCCTGTCGGAGATGTCGTGCGGCGGCGTGTAGGCGCACTCCATCAGTTCCGGGTGGCCCTTCACGACGACGATGTGCCGGTACGCCACGCCCGGGTGGAAGCGGAACGTCTCGTCGCCGAGCGCGGCTGCGAGTTCGGCGACGAGCGCGTGCGACTCGGCGGTCGTGATGTGCCCCGCGGCATACGACCGCATCACGCCGTCCGCGATGGTCACGGTGTTGAGCCGCAGCGCGACCTCGTCGTCCGCCAGCGCGATGCCGAGGCTCGCGGCCTCGATGGCGCCGCGGCCGATGCGCACGGCCGACGGGTCGTAGCCGAGGATCGACATGCATGCGGCGGCCGAGGACGGCTCTTCTCCCTCGGGCACGGTGTGCGCGAGGCCGACCAGCCCCTCAGCCGCCATCCGGTCGAGGTTGGGCGTGTCGGCCCGCTGCAGCGACGTCAGGCCGCCGTGGTCCTCGAAGGGCCAGCCTGACGCGCCGTCCAAGATGACGATGGCGTACTTCACGTGTGCGGCCCTTCCTCGCGGCTTCCCTCAGACAAGGGTACCCGTTCGGGGCGCGCCCGACGTCGCCTATGCTCGGACCCGCTCGGCCGCCGACCACCCACACGTGAGGCAACGACGTCGTGAACACGACCCGCCAGAAGATCCGCCGCGGCATCATCATCACCTTCTTCCTGCTGCTGCCGATCACGCTCAACTACTACTCGCCGTACCTGATGACGCAGGGCTCAGCCGAGCGGATCGCCTCGTTCTCGCTCGTCTTCTGGGCGGCCGTCTTCGTCACCTCGCTCGTGCTCGGCCGCGCGTTCTGCGGCTGGCTGTGCCCGTTCAACGGCCTGCAGACCGCCTGGGAGCGCGTCTCGGACAAGCCGACGAAGATGCGCCC
This window contains:
- a CDS encoding cofactor-independent phosphoglycerate mutase — its product is MKYAIVILDGASGWPFEDHGGLTSLQRADTPNLDRMAAEGLVGLAHTVPEGEEPSSAAACMSILGYDPSAVRIGRGAIEAASLGIALADDEVALRLNTVTIADGVMRSYAAGHITTAESHALVAELAAALGDETFRFHPGVAYRHIVVVKGHPELMECAYTPPHDISDRPVAARTPRGAGAELLLDLMD